A single genomic interval of Lewinellaceae bacterium harbors:
- a CDS encoding carbohydrate kinase, giving the protein MKGSVVFDIGKTNKKCFVFDEDYQIVHQEVLEIAEIWDEDGDPADNLDALVDWIRDTLERLRSAKKFRIDAVNFSTYGASFVHLDQQGEPVAPLYNYLKPYPAEILQSFYDHYGPAHKLAKETASPSLEMLNSGLQLYWLRHVKPEIFDRIRWSLHLPQYLSYCLTGIPVSEFTSVGCHTALWNYAEQDYHDWVYEEGLEWQLPPLVPTSLSLQLLGKSFVIGPGIHDSSAALIPYLRAEKKPFVLLSTGTWNICMNPFAEQALTQHDLNQDCLLFMQPSGQPVRASRLFLGHEFARQVQLLEQHFDTDGKQFRKQRFAPDIYHRILQENKVYFNLENLPWRRKQPTENQIHAFSDYPTAYHQLMLEFAEVQERSLRLAIGKSSIEKVYLDGGFAENDVFVTLLALRLPEYKVRTTRAPVGSALGAAMVLSDQPLTKKFLKKRYAMQKYRLRDIPKQNE; this is encoded by the coding sequence ATGAAAGGATCCGTCGTATTTGATATCGGAAAGACCAACAAGAAATGCTTTGTCTTTGATGAAGATTATCAGATAGTGCATCAGGAGGTCCTGGAGATTGCAGAGATCTGGGATGAGGACGGAGATCCCGCAGATAATCTGGATGCATTGGTAGACTGGATTCGGGATACCCTGGAACGATTGCGTTCCGCTAAGAAATTCCGCATCGATGCTGTAAATTTTTCAACGTACGGGGCCAGCTTTGTGCACCTGGACCAGCAGGGTGAGCCTGTTGCTCCACTGTACAATTACCTCAAACCCTATCCTGCGGAAATCCTGCAATCCTTTTACGACCACTACGGACCCGCTCATAAGCTCGCAAAAGAGACAGCTTCACCTTCACTGGAAATGCTTAATTCAGGACTCCAGCTGTATTGGCTCCGGCATGTGAAACCGGAAATCTTTGACCGGATCCGCTGGTCTCTGCATCTACCGCAGTACCTGAGTTACTGCCTAACCGGCATCCCGGTCAGTGAGTTTACCAGTGTAGGCTGTCATACGGCGCTGTGGAATTATGCTGAGCAGGACTATCACGACTGGGTGTACGAAGAAGGGTTGGAATGGCAGCTTCCACCGCTGGTGCCAACCAGCCTGTCACTGCAGCTTTTGGGTAAGTCATTTGTGATCGGCCCCGGTATCCATGACAGTTCAGCAGCGCTGATCCCTTACCTCCGGGCAGAAAAAAAACCATTTGTACTACTTTCAACAGGCACCTGGAACATCTGCATGAATCCTTTCGCTGAGCAGGCACTAACCCAGCACGACCTGAATCAGGACTGCCTCCTTTTTATGCAGCCCTCCGGACAACCGGTACGTGCTTCCCGCTTATTCCTGGGACATGAGTTTGCCAGGCAAGTTCAATTACTGGAGCAGCATTTTGACACGGATGGCAAACAGTTCAGGAAGCAACGATTTGCACCGGATATCTATCACCGCATTCTTCAGGAGAATAAGGTTTACTTCAACCTGGAAAACCTTCCGTGGAGACGAAAGCAACCAACCGAAAATCAAATTCACGCATTCAGTGATTATCCCACCGCTTACCATCAACTGATGCTCGAATTCGCCGAAGTGCAGGAGCGCTCGCTGAGACTGGCGATCGGTAAATCATCCATTGAAAAGGTCTATCTGGATGGTGGATTTGCCGAAAATGACGTATTTGTAACCTTGCTGGCCTTACGGCTTCCGGAGTACAAAGTACGTACGACCCGGGCCCCGGTGGGGTCTGCATTAGGAGCGGCCATGGTCCTTTCCGACCAGCCATTGACCAAGAAATTTTTAAAGAAGCGGTACGCCATGCAGAAATACCGCTTACGTGATATCCCAAAACAAAACGAATAA
- a CDS encoding calcium-binding EGF-like domain-containing protein codes for MEQRLRFSQFIPLLIFSFILLAQSCKKADPCEGVTCQNDGVCVDGSCQCPTGWEGEFCQTRTLPSAIKITSLSVTKFPETMTNGAAWDADGSGPELLPYVLTLESDNKTPKDVYWGSKINTTNSSGGRTINFPLISPALTIDPVDKYYAFFLYDYDDGSLDAMGGIIVNFAEHIDDRPETFSIDCSTCIVGFEVGLEYIY; via the coding sequence ATGGAACAGCGCTTGCGATTCAGCCAATTCATACCACTTTTGATTTTCTCGTTCATCCTTCTGGCTCAAAGCTGTAAGAAAGCCGATCCCTGCGAAGGAGTCACCTGCCAGAATGATGGTGTCTGCGTCGACGGCAGCTGTCAGTGTCCCACCGGATGGGAAGGCGAATTTTGCCAGACCCGGACCTTACCCTCCGCCATTAAAATCACCTCATTGAGCGTGACCAAATTCCCGGAAACCATGACCAACGGAGCGGCATGGGATGCCGATGGCAGTGGCCCGGAGCTGTTACCTTATGTGCTGACCCTGGAATCCGACAATAAAACGCCCAAGGATGTCTATTGGGGCAGTAAGATCAACACCACCAATTCTTCAGGAGGCAGGACCATCAATTTTCCACTCATCAGTCCGGCACTGACCATCGATCCGGTGGACAAATACTACGCCTTCTTTCTCTACGACTACGACGACGGCAGCCTGGATGCCATGGGTGGTATCATTGTCAATTTCGCCGAACACATCGACGACCGTCCGGAGACCTTCTCCATCGACTGCAGCACCTGCATCGTGGGATTTGAAGTAGGGCTGGAATACATTTATTAA
- a CDS encoding ferric reductase-like transmembrane domain-containing protein, whose protein sequence is MANHYLPVQWNTQKRKYDAILVSFIVGYLSLFLVAQWYYFPNGTLETWIIRATGTLAFLMLNIVLSIGPLCRINARFLPLLYNRRHLGVATFVIGLVHGVFNLIQFHSLGNVGIIESLFTSNVSYGSLTDFPFQVLGFVALVILMLMAVTSHDFWLANLEPGAWKRIHMAVYIAYGLLVMHVALGLLQNHQSWLWIVLLTILTLSVTILHLVAAHKSRREMQLNDRKMTEWVPVGPATSIPDLRARIIHCNGESIAVFRDGNHIAAVSNVCRHQHGPLGEGKIVDGYITCPWHGYQYYPHNGQSPPPYTEKIETYRVKIEDGMVYVNPDGLPPGTACDPVSFQSISE, encoded by the coding sequence ATGGCTAACCACTACCTCCCCGTACAATGGAATACCCAGAAAAGGAAGTACGATGCGATCCTCGTATCTTTTATCGTAGGATATCTGAGCCTCTTCCTGGTGGCACAATGGTATTATTTTCCCAATGGCACCCTTGAGACCTGGATTATCCGGGCAACGGGAACGCTGGCATTTCTGATGCTCAACATTGTCCTCTCCATAGGTCCGTTATGCCGGATCAATGCCCGTTTTTTACCGTTGTTGTACAATCGGCGGCATTTGGGTGTCGCTACCTTTGTGATCGGCTTGGTTCATGGTGTGTTTAATCTCATCCAGTTTCACAGTCTTGGGAATGTTGGCATTATCGAGTCTCTATTCACTTCGAATGTATCTTATGGGTCGCTGACCGATTTCCCGTTTCAGGTCCTGGGTTTTGTTGCCCTGGTCATTCTGATGCTGATGGCTGTAACCAGCCATGATTTTTGGTTGGCGAATCTGGAACCAGGCGCCTGGAAGCGTATCCATATGGCGGTGTACATCGCTTACGGTTTACTGGTCATGCATGTGGCTTTAGGCCTGTTACAGAATCATCAAAGCTGGCTCTGGATCGTATTATTGACCATATTAACCTTATCGGTTACCATACTGCATCTGGTCGCGGCCCATAAGAGTCGCCGGGAAATGCAGCTGAATGACCGGAAAATGACGGAATGGGTCCCGGTCGGCCCTGCAACATCCATCCCGGACCTGCGTGCCCGTATCATTCATTGCAATGGAGAATCCATCGCCGTCTTCAGAGACGGGAACCACATTGCTGCCGTGAGCAATGTATGCCGGCATCAGCACGGTCCGCTGGGGGAAGGCAAGATCGTAGACGGGTACATCACCTGCCCCTGGCACGGATATCAATATTATCCACACAATGGTCAATCACCTCCGCCTTATACCGAAAAGATCGAAACGTACCGCGTCAAAATTGAAGATGGAATGGTGTATGTAAATCCCGATGGATTGCCTCCCGGGACAGCATGTGATCCGGTCTCCTTCCAGTCAATTTCAGAATGA
- a CDS encoding DUF1080 domain-containing protein has protein sequence MSKKYRLSTGNNIKALILDLQTIDSRTCPRFTPSFKLVYYLAAIALILASCHPKNSDTGWRELFNGKDLSGWDTYLGHRIGDSVSSMHKEPIGLNNDPDRVFSVVNENREQVIRISGQDWGALTSQETFSNYHLQLQFKWGRKKWPPKEKDKRDSGLLYHAVGEQGADYGFWMRSQEFQIQEGDVGDYWGCAGAVMDIPARQVDSSSYIWDPSADLLTFQNGTPVGRHCIKRADAENSIGAWNTIDLYCHGDTAVHMVNHVVNMVLYHSRQDDDGTFTPLTGGKIQLQSEGAEVYFRNVRIQPIERIPAEVLE, from the coding sequence ATGAGCAAAAAGTACCGATTGTCAACTGGCAACAATATAAAAGCCTTGATTTTAGATCTTCAAACAATTGATTCACGAACATGCCCCAGGTTTACTCCTTCTTTCAAGTTGGTGTATTACCTGGCGGCTATCGCACTGATACTGGCTTCCTGTCATCCGAAAAACAGCGATACAGGTTGGCGAGAGCTCTTCAATGGGAAGGATTTGTCCGGCTGGGATACTTACCTGGGGCATCGGATTGGTGATTCCGTGAGCTCGATGCATAAAGAGCCTATTGGTTTGAATAACGATCCGGACCGGGTTTTCTCGGTGGTTAATGAAAACCGCGAGCAGGTGATCCGTATCTCGGGACAGGACTGGGGAGCGCTGACCAGTCAGGAAACTTTCAGTAACTACCATCTGCAATTGCAATTCAAATGGGGTCGTAAAAAATGGCCCCCCAAGGAAAAAGATAAACGTGACAGCGGCTTGCTATACCATGCCGTCGGTGAGCAGGGGGCAGATTATGGCTTCTGGATGAGATCACAGGAGTTCCAGATTCAGGAAGGCGATGTAGGTGATTATTGGGGCTGTGCCGGCGCTGTCATGGACATTCCGGCCAGGCAGGTGGATAGTTCCAGTTATATCTGGGATCCCTCGGCAGATTTGCTGACATTTCAGAATGGCACCCCGGTTGGCAGACATTGCATCAAAAGAGCTGATGCGGAAAATTCAATTGGTGCCTGGAATACGATTGATCTCTATTGTCATGGGGATACGGCTGTTCATATGGTGAACCACGTGGTCAATATGGTGCTGTACCATTCCAGGCAGGACGATGATGGAACCTTCACACCTTTGACCGGAGGCAAGATCCAACTGCAGTCCGAAGGTGCTGAGGTCTATTTCCGTAATGTGCGTATCCAGCCAATCGAACGGATACCAGCCGAGGTGCTGGAATAG
- a CDS encoding sugar isomerase — translation MRVQQETIHDFNEKHRRSHADAFAFLKMQLEDQGLSTDDLLTRLMDLQVAIPSWALGAGGTRFGRFSTGGEPGNLDQKIEDVGLLHALTRSAGGISLHIPWDIPQDTEATKELAASFDLIFDAVNSNTFQDQKGQAHSYKFGSLCHASKTERQQAIDHNIEVIQYGRELGSKSITVWLADGSSFPGQLNFRHALERTRESLQSIYNHLPEDWKMYIEYKPYEPNFYSTVIQDWGTSFLLANACGPKAFTLVDLGHHLPNTNIEQIVSTLMWQGKLGGFHFNDSKFGDDDLTVGSIKPYQLFLIFNELVYGMENNQADNPDLAWMIDASHNLKDPLEDLLQSLEAIRLAYAQALIIDRGALESARQTNDVTMAQEILQQAYRTDVRPLLREARLRSGAALDPIQLYRTLEVRKQLIRDRGAVTVATGL, via the coding sequence ATGAGAGTCCAGCAGGAAACGATCCACGATTTCAATGAAAAACACCGGCGTTCACATGCCGATGCATTTGCTTTTTTAAAGATGCAACTGGAAGATCAGGGCTTATCCACGGATGACCTGCTCACCCGGCTGATGGACCTGCAGGTAGCCATCCCATCCTGGGCGCTGGGAGCCGGAGGCACCCGTTTTGGGCGGTTTTCGACCGGCGGTGAACCCGGCAATCTGGATCAGAAGATCGAAGACGTCGGTTTATTGCATGCACTCACCCGGTCTGCCGGCGGCATTTCATTACACATCCCCTGGGATATTCCGCAGGACACGGAGGCCACGAAAGAGCTGGCTGCTTCATTCGACCTGATCTTCGATGCCGTCAACTCCAACACCTTCCAGGATCAGAAAGGTCAGGCCCACAGTTATAAATTCGGCTCCTTATGCCACGCCAGCAAAACCGAACGGCAGCAGGCTATTGACCACAATATTGAAGTGATCCAATATGGCAGGGAACTGGGAAGTAAAAGCATCACCGTATGGCTTGCCGACGGATCCTCATTTCCTGGTCAATTGAATTTCAGGCATGCACTGGAACGCACCCGGGAAAGCCTGCAATCTATTTACAATCATCTGCCGGAAGACTGGAAGATGTACATTGAATACAAGCCCTACGAACCCAACTTTTACAGTACGGTCATCCAGGACTGGGGGACCTCCTTCCTGCTGGCCAACGCCTGCGGACCGAAAGCATTTACCCTGGTCGACCTCGGACACCATCTCCCGAATACCAACATCGAGCAAATTGTCTCCACGCTGATGTGGCAGGGCAAACTGGGAGGCTTTCATTTCAACGACAGCAAATTCGGGGATGATGACCTGACCGTAGGAAGCATCAAGCCTTATCAACTCTTTCTGATCTTCAATGAACTGGTTTACGGCATGGAAAACAATCAGGCTGATAATCCGGACCTGGCCTGGATGATCGATGCCAGTCACAACCTGAAGGACCCGCTGGAAGACCTGCTGCAGAGTCTGGAAGCGATCCGGCTGGCATATGCCCAGGCCCTGATCATTGACCGGGGCGCGCTGGAATCAGCGCGGCAAACCAACGATGTTACGATGGCCCAGGAAATCCTCCAGCAAGCCTATCGTACCGATGTCCGCCCCTTACTCCGGGAAGCACGGCTGCGTAGTGGTGCTGCCCTGGATCCAATCCAGCTATACCGTACACTGGAGGTCCGGAAACAACTGATCAGGGACCGTGGTGCCGTCACCGTAGCTACCGGATTATGA